In Aspergillus fumigatus Af293 chromosome 2, whole genome shotgun sequence, a genomic segment contains:
- a CDS encoding DUF803 domain membrane protein, whose product MEISHSLVAHATTLAVRSGASSSTSERPPAYKAVGIALAVSSGVFIGTSFVLKKTGLLKANVKYNEEAGEGYGYLKNVWWWSGMILMIVGEICNFVAYAFVDAILVTPLGALSVVITTILSAIFLKERLSFVGKVGCFSCIIGSVVIALNAPEQSSVGDIQDMKHYVIAPGFLAYAGVIIVGCAIVALWLGPRYGKKSMFVYISICSLIGGLSVAATQGLGAAILAQINGKSQFKEWFLYVLLVFVIATLLTEIIYLNKALNLFNAALVTPTYYVFFTSSTIVSSAVLFRGFKGTGMQIATVILGFLQICAGVVLLQLSKSAKDVPDAAIFKGDLDQIREVAAQEEPETEPKADSIRGAAAIIRRISTARRRMEEEEVRRYIRDRQEDYLKPPAENEIIEWDGLRRRKTVLGQGPTMARPRTPGQSHTPLAGSESPGQVDHPDRRPSTRQSDRSFLDDLRSRASSIMHPGQWHQVYNPPDGPADPVHLTVSPVHGNTNPDTSYHGAGIREVSGQTDTSRSVAWADETQDHDASPHTAKRQFSFNTVFNRIRSKSESEPPKPPPHSPRSILRRSHLVPGAERHALKGATEEERLGLVKGDSRVAGEDWDMHEKLERVDSSGESISDAPEPYGSVGYGGHGAYDYGYAAQTSPTEMQSGWQLPSSRSVTAAADPGAVQSSSRPRPNPLPPLPDEEPFIAGEASHMRVELQSPTSPRGTDGRGWRRPLSEHGDSPSSTNRRAFI is encoded by the exons ATGGAAATTTCTCACTCTCTCGTGGCCCATGCCACAACCCTCGCCGTCCGGTCCGGCGCTTCCAGTTCCACCAGCGAACGGCCCCCCGCATACAAAGCCGTCGGCATTGCGCTGGCCGTCTCGTCGGGTGTCTTCATCGGGACCTCGTTcgtgctgaagaagaccgGTCTCCTCAAGGCGAACGTCAAATACAATGAAGAAGCGGGCGAGGGGTACGGATACCTCAAGAACGTCTGGTGGTGGTCCGGGATGATCCTCATGATTGTCGGAGAGATCTGCAATTTCGTTGCGTATGCGTTTGTCGATGCGATTTTGGTCACGCCGCTGGGGGCGCTCTCGGTGGTGATCACCACCATTCTCTCGGCGATCTTTCTGAAAGAGCGGCTGAGTTTTGTGGGCAAGGTCGGCTGTTTCTCGTGTATTATCGGATCGGTCGTGATTGCTCTCAACGCCCCGGAGCAATCGTCCGTCGGGGATATCCAAGATATGAAGCATTATGTCATCGCGCCGGGGTTCCTGGCGTATGCGGGTGTCATCATCGTGGGCTGTGCGATTGTTGCGCTCTGGCTGGGGCCGCGGTACGGCAAGAAGTCCATGTTCGTCTACATCAGTATCTGCAGTTTGATCGGGGGGTTGAGCGTGGCGGCCACGCAGGGTCTTGGGGCGGCCATTCTGGCTCAGATCAATGGGAAATCGCAGTTTAAGGAGTGGTTTCTCTACGTGCTGCTTGTGTTTGTCATTGCAACCTTACTGACGGAGATTATCTACCTCAAT AAAGCGTTGAACCTCTTCAACGCCGCCCTCGTCACCCCCACCTACTATGTCTTCTTTACGAGTTCGACCATCGTCTCCTCCGCGGTGTTGTTCCGGGGTTTCAAAGGCACCGGCATGCAGATCGCCACGGTCATCCTTGGATTCCTGCAAATCTGCGCGGGCGTCGTGCTGTTGCAGCTGTCCAAGTCGGCCAAAGATGTGCCCGATGCGGCGATCTTCAAAGGCGATTTGGATCAGATTCGAGAGGTGGCCGCGCAGGAAGAGCCCGAGACGGAACCCAAGGCGGACTCGATCCGTGGGGCTGCGGCGATCATCCGACGCATATCGACCGCACGCCGTCGtatggaagaggaggaagtgCGGCGGTATATCCGAGACAGGCAGGAAGATTACCTCAAGCCCCCGGCTGAGAACGAGATCATCGAATGGGACGGTCTGCGGCGACGCAAGACCGTTCTGGGACAGGGCCCGACTATGGCGCGGCCTCGCACGCCTGGCCAGTCGCATACTCCGTTGGCTGGGTCGGAATCCCCCGGCCAGGTCGACCACCCTGACCGTAGACCGAGTACTCGCCAGAGCGACCGTTCTTTCCTGGATGATCTGCGATCGCGAGCCTCGAGTATCATGCATCCGGGCCAATGGCATCAGGTCTATAATCCCCCGGACGGTCCCGCAGATCCAGTGCATCTGACGGTTTCCCCTGTGCATGGCAACACAAACCCGGACACGAGCTATCACGGAGCAGGGATACGCGAAGTTTCCGGACAGACGGACACATCGCGGTCTGTCGCGTGGGCGGACGAGACACAGGATCATGACGCCTCGCCACACACGGCCAAACGGCAGTTTTCTTTCAACACTGTGTTCAACCGAATCAGGTCGAAGAGCGAGAGTGAGCCGCCCAAGCCCCCGCCTCATTCGCCTCGCAGCATTCTGCGTCGCAGCCACCTGGTTCCCGGTGCCGAGAGGCATGCCCTGAAGGGAGccaccgaggaggaacggCTAGGTCTGGTGAAAGGGGATTCGCGGGTCGCCGGAGAGGACTGGGATATGCACGAGAAGCTGGAACGGGTCGACTCGTCGGGCGAGTCGATCTCGGATGCCCCTGAGCCGTATGGTTCGGTGGGCTATGGCGGCCACGGCGCATATGATTATGGCTACGCTGCTCAGACCTCGCCGACCGAGATGCAAAGCGGCTGGCAGTTACCATCCTCCCGGTCCGTGACCGCGGCTGCGGATCCAGGGGCTGTGCAATCCTCGTCTCGACCCCGACCGAATCCGCTGCCACCGTTGCCAGACGAGGAGCCCTTCATCGCGGGGGAGGCCTCGCATATGCGAGTTGAGCTCCAGTCACCTACGAGTCCCCGGGGGACAGACGGCCGAGGCTGGCGACGTCCTTTGTCGGAGCACGGCGACAGCCCATCCTCGACGAATCGGAGGGCATTTATCTAG